From a single Cyclobacterium marinum DSM 745 genomic region:
- a CDS encoding LytR/AlgR family response regulator transcription factor, whose translation MKYHILIVDDEPPARKLLMDYVSKLADLELVGLCSNGEEALGVLKKYPVDILLLDIRMPLMTGMDLLNEISNKPLTIFVTAYEEYAVKGYELDVIDYLMKPVSFERFKKAIEKAIEYLSVQISTKPAKETTDYFFIKTDTRIVKIRYEEVQAIEAQREYIKIITPNRKVMSLISLTNVAHGLPEDFVRIHRSFIINMSQIDEVQSNEILIGKSYYPISRNYREAFFKKLEERRL comes from the coding sequence ATGAAATACCATATTCTTATCGTAGACGACGAGCCACCTGCCAGAAAATTACTCATGGACTATGTTTCCAAACTTGCTGATTTAGAATTGGTGGGTCTTTGCAGCAACGGCGAAGAGGCCTTAGGGGTATTAAAGAAGTATCCTGTAGATATTCTATTGCTGGACATCCGCATGCCATTGATGACAGGTATGGATTTATTGAATGAAATTAGTAACAAGCCATTAACAATTTTTGTAACAGCCTATGAGGAATATGCAGTAAAAGGCTATGAATTGGATGTGATTGATTACCTGATGAAGCCAGTTTCGTTCGAGCGTTTTAAAAAAGCCATTGAAAAGGCCATTGAATACCTGTCAGTACAAATTTCAACCAAGCCAGCCAAAGAAACCACAGACTATTTTTTTATAAAAACAGATACCCGCATTGTCAAAATTAGGTATGAGGAAGTTCAAGCCATAGAAGCCCAAAGAGAATACATCAAAATCATCACCCCAAACAGGAAAGTTATGTCTTTGATTTCCCTTACAAATGTAGCCCATGGTTTACCGGAGGATTTTGTTCGCATCCACCGTTCATTTATTATCAATATGAGCCAAATTGATGAAGTTCAATCCAATGAAATTTTGATAGGAAAATCCTATTATCCCATTAGCAGGAATTACCGAGAAGCATTTTTCAAAAAACTGGAAGAAAGAAGGTTGTAA
- a CDS encoding nuclear transport factor 2 family protein: MKKYLCLFGLIFICNSITFAQSAIEQEIKKLSMDKWQWMAEKDVSKLDDLFDDKARFVHMSGSWKKDRELEIIETGSIWYKNAEVLDSVVELSGNIAVVWNRITLTAFVRGNDVENEFTVTEVYEKQGEDWKMLVFTFSSVRDTHEIEH; the protein is encoded by the coding sequence ATGAAAAAGTACTTATGCCTGTTTGGTCTTATTTTTATATGCAATTCCATCACTTTTGCTCAATCTGCTATAGAGCAGGAAATAAAAAAACTCTCTATGGACAAGTGGCAATGGATGGCTGAAAAGGATGTATCGAAACTGGATGATCTCTTTGACGATAAGGCTAGGTTTGTCCATATGAGTGGAAGCTGGAAAAAAGATCGTGAATTGGAGATTATTGAAACGGGAAGCATCTGGTATAAAAATGCTGAAGTTCTTGATTCAGTGGTAGAGCTTTCAGGTAACATTGCAGTAGTATGGAACAGAATCACTTTGACCGCTTTTGTTCGAGGAAATGATGTAGAAAATGAATTTACAGTAACAGAAGTGTATGAAAAGCAGGGAGAGGACTGGAAAATGCTGGTTTTTACCTTTAGCAGTGTTAGAGATACCCACGAAATTGAACATTAA
- a CDS encoding GLPGLI family protein, producing MKLKCLKILILLLISTGLKAQNIVGEVEYRYRIFYDKIYSNLPHITEQEKDRILLTWSNPEGYSTRMKLQFWPEKSLYTFGEPYQVQSYSWQVKDYFIENNFEDQTYLKYMDQMGKTYIVRDSLNTPKWRVMNEIRDILGHMCMKAVSEDSIKGQKITAWFASDIPVPTGPEEQFGLPGLILAYDINDGMLIVEAEKITFGEPEEIISLPKRMRGREVSGTEYLDIAREFIQTSIESRRAWMWEIRY from the coding sequence ATGAAATTAAAATGCCTAAAGATCCTTATCCTATTATTAATTTCTACAGGTCTAAAAGCCCAAAATATAGTAGGAGAGGTAGAATATCGCTACCGGATATTCTATGATAAAATATACTCCAATTTGCCTCACATTACTGAGCAAGAAAAGGATAGGATCCTACTCACTTGGAGTAATCCTGAAGGCTATAGTACTCGGATGAAACTTCAGTTTTGGCCGGAAAAAAGTCTTTATACATTTGGGGAACCCTATCAAGTCCAAAGCTATTCTTGGCAGGTAAAAGACTATTTCATTGAAAACAATTTTGAAGACCAGACCTATTTGAAGTACATGGATCAAATGGGTAAAACTTACATCGTCCGTGACAGCTTAAATACTCCTAAATGGAGAGTAATGAACGAAATACGTGATATACTGGGTCACATGTGCATGAAAGCTGTGTCTGAAGACAGCATTAAAGGCCAAAAGATCACTGCTTGGTTCGCCTCAGATATCCCCGTTCCAACGGGTCCGGAGGAGCAATTCGGGCTTCCAGGTTTGATTTTGGCTTATGATATTAATGATGGTATGCTCATCGTAGAAGCCGAGAAAATTACTTTTGGAGAACCGGAAGAAATCATCTCCCTGCCAAAGAGAATGAGAGGGAGAGAAGTATCAGGTACTGAATATCTAGACATAGCTCGAGAGTTTATCCAAACTTCCATCGAAAGCAGGAGAGCTTGGATGTGGGAAATAAGGTATTGA
- a CDS encoding flavodoxin family protein, whose amino-acid sequence MRLNLLLIFTFYSLSCLGQTQSEFMNYVDEVHANKILIVFFSRTNNTKAVAEMIHEKVGGKLVSLKLETPYPKGYDAVVAQVAKENEENILPHLKTKISLKEYEIIYVGFPTWGMQLPPPMKTFLSENDFEAKTVIPFNTNAGFGIGSSFETVKKFCPKSHVLKGFSTQGGIERDGILYVMEGEKETEVRQAVNKWLESLQIFTSVSSFHEQ is encoded by the coding sequence ATGAGATTAAATCTGTTGCTTATTTTCACCTTTTATTCTCTGAGTTGCTTGGGCCAAACTCAATCTGAATTCATGAATTATGTTGATGAAGTGCATGCTAACAAAATCCTGATTGTCTTTTTTTCACGGACCAATAATACCAAAGCTGTAGCCGAAATGATTCATGAAAAAGTTGGTGGAAAACTTGTAAGTTTAAAACTTGAAACCCCTTATCCGAAAGGGTATGATGCTGTTGTTGCTCAGGTGGCAAAGGAAAATGAAGAAAATATTTTGCCACATCTGAAAACAAAAATTAGTCTTAAAGAATATGAGATCATCTATGTAGGTTTTCCTACTTGGGGGATGCAACTTCCACCACCTATGAAAACTTTTCTTAGTGAAAATGACTTTGAAGCTAAAACAGTGATTCCATTTAATACCAATGCAGGTTTTGGCATTGGAAGTAGTTTCGAAACTGTAAAAAAGTTTTGCCCTAAAAGCCATGTATTGAAAGGTTTCTCCACTCAAGGAGGCATAGAGCGCGATGGTATTTTATATGTTATGGAAGGTGAAAAAGAAACGGAAGTAAGACAAGCAGTAAATAAATGGTTGGAAAGCCTACAAATATTCACTTCTGTTTCTTCATTTCATGAACAATAG
- a CDS encoding winged helix-turn-helix domain-containing protein encodes MKKLIQPAGIGIFTMIFTMILLWPWKSDDFAENREIRLRNVGHQILLASGDSTSRVLPIKRISESEYSIVFENPFQFDPDSLVKVIHKGLGEGLVGKKAEGKYQVNVVECIENQVVYSYQMSSHKDKTLIPCQGRLQPKDCYSIKIRFDHNTMRVSNFSVPIIIGILAFGFLLIYNKNALKPSKSKNMGNSQSVGIGKFELYHSKQLLKIGTEEIQLSQKENKLLTLFALHPNEMLERDHLLKEIWEDEGVFVGRSLDMFVSKLRKKLLQDPNIQLKNIRGRGYVLQVK; translated from the coding sequence ATGAAAAAATTGATACAACCTGCCGGAATCGGAATATTCACCATGATTTTTACCATGATCCTTCTGTGGCCATGGAAGTCAGATGATTTTGCAGAAAACAGAGAAATCAGGTTGAGGAATGTGGGGCACCAAATCTTGCTTGCCTCAGGAGATAGCACTTCTAGGGTTTTGCCAATCAAGAGAATCAGCGAGAGTGAATATAGTATTGTATTTGAAAACCCCTTCCAATTTGACCCGGACAGTTTGGTTAAAGTTATTCATAAGGGTTTGGGGGAAGGCTTGGTGGGCAAAAAAGCTGAAGGTAAATACCAAGTTAATGTTGTGGAATGCATAGAGAATCAGGTTGTTTACAGTTATCAAATGTCCAGTCACAAAGACAAAACCCTAATTCCATGTCAGGGACGTTTGCAGCCAAAAGATTGCTATAGCATCAAAATCCGGTTTGATCACAATACAATGAGGGTATCCAACTTTTCTGTACCGATCATCATTGGGATTTTGGCCTTTGGCTTTTTGTTGATATACAATAAAAATGCACTTAAGCCCAGCAAGAGTAAGAACATGGGCAATAGTCAATCCGTGGGTATCGGGAAGTTTGAACTGTATCACAGTAAACAGCTTTTGAAAATTGGAACAGAGGAAATCCAACTTTCCCAAAAAGAAAATAAGTTGCTAACCCTATTTGCCTTGCACCCAAACGAAATGCTTGAGAGAGACCACCTGCTCAAAGAAATATGGGAAGATGAGGGGGTATTTGTGGGCAGAAGCCTGGATATGTTTGTCTCCAAACTTCGCAAAAAGCTATTGCAAGATCCGAATATTCAACTCAAAAATATTCGAGGTAGGGGGTATGTACTTCAGGTAAAATGA
- a CDS encoding sensor histidine kinase, which produces MKNNIISRPAFYVLHVFFWLCYGTILYASLGNWINSSREISRAVVSDVLTSSAIAYLNYYLLLPKLYKKGKYTGYILASIAVVVTIVLLRVNLLGMTHRSVTYTYFIRSVPAFGFYLITTVIWFFANMISAQRNEIELRNSQLATELKFLKLQLSPHFLFNTLNNIYSMAYFKENNTAPAIMKLSEMMRHMLYEDQGRYVSLSREIKFMENFIELWRLKLDEKPRITFNYEGVLERHRVAHLIFLVFLENAFKHGNTIDGRIAIKLRIDAEDILRYYIRNDVILARKTAEEESGVGLLNVEKRLNLIYPGKHELILNQNNTSFEVKLTLDLK; this is translated from the coding sequence ATGAAAAATAATATTATTTCGCGACCGGCTTTCTATGTGCTGCATGTCTTTTTTTGGCTATGCTATGGGACGATTCTGTACGCCTCCTTAGGCAATTGGATCAATTCTTCTCGGGAAATTTCGAGAGCGGTAGTTTCTGATGTCTTAACTTCCTCGGCCATTGCCTATTTGAATTATTACCTTCTGCTTCCAAAACTTTATAAAAAAGGGAAATATACCGGATACATTTTGGCTTCCATTGCGGTGGTCGTTACCATAGTCTTACTGAGGGTAAACCTGTTAGGAATGACCCACAGGTCTGTAACCTATACCTACTTTATTCGATCAGTACCTGCCTTTGGCTTTTACCTTATCACCACCGTCATTTGGTTTTTTGCCAATATGATATCAGCGCAGCGAAATGAAATTGAACTTAGAAACAGTCAATTAGCAACTGAGTTGAAGTTTCTAAAACTTCAATTAAGTCCACATTTTCTTTTCAACACCTTGAATAATATTTATTCAATGGCTTATTTCAAGGAAAACAATACCGCTCCGGCGATTATGAAACTTTCCGAGATGATGCGACATATGCTTTATGAAGACCAAGGGCGGTATGTTTCACTTTCCAGAGAAATCAAATTCATGGAAAATTTCATTGAGTTATGGAGGTTAAAGCTGGATGAAAAGCCACGGATTACGTTTAATTATGAAGGGGTATTGGAAAGGCATAGGGTTGCCCATTTGATTTTTTTGGTTTTCCTTGAGAATGCCTTTAAGCATGGCAATACCATAGACGGAAGGATAGCAATAAAGCTTAGGATAGATGCAGAAGACATCCTTCGCTATTACATTAGAAATGATGTGATCCTTGCCCGTAAGACAGCTGAGGAAGAAAGTGGGGTTGGCCTCCTGAATGTAGAAAAAAGGCTAAACCTGATTTACCCGGGCAAACACGAGTTGATATTAAATCAAAATAACACCTCCTTTGAAGTAAAATTAACCCTGGATCTAAAATGA
- a CDS encoding nuclear transport factor 2 family protein: MDIIRSGGIWYKNAEIHKVSVELINDTAILLNRITLTAEVGGNEVTNPFEVTEVYIKKADGWKLAALSFTKLIGAGNH; the protein is encoded by the coding sequence GTGGATATTATTCGTAGTGGTGGCATTTGGTATAAAAATGCCGAAATACATAAGGTTTCTGTAGAATTAATAAACGATACGGCCATTTTACTGAATCGAATCACCCTGACTGCAGAGGTGGGTGGGAATGAAGTTACCAACCCATTTGAAGTCACTGAGGTATATATAAAAAAAGCAGATGGCTGGAAGTTGGCTGCCCTCTCTTTTACCAAATTGATTGGAGCAGGCAACCACTAA
- a CDS encoding outer membrane beta-barrel family protein: MKLLISCLLLAFITFGSHAQSKLTIRGVVKDTTNMPLDYTSVLLLSPKDSALVAYTLTKENGAYQFKNVERQPLLIKATYMGYLPVQMELVLPETGDLEVDEIQLMPILQELYEVVVKAAKAPLMMRGDTLEYDASKFKVPPGATLEELLRKLPGIQIDKDGNIVAQGEQVQKVTVDGRRFFGGNTKMATQNLNAESVSKLQLFDDKSEQSKLTGVEDGVKEKTLNVELKEEARKGGFGKLSAALGTDGRWSGNASFNKFDKVNQFSVIGYGNNVNQSGLSWDDLQEFKGSGAFQFGDTGDFGFNGGGSNYFSFSGGDNEESFEIPFNNLNSGYSNNQAIGVNYNYLKDKKDFNSNYFYSRSDQALESFNSRTNFLQDNTSFTSTDQNSQNNMAGHHRVNLRFQNELDSANTITINVKGRLSSLTTYLASHQELIRSSTEQSQMDRNNQSDKWSGAFQGTAIYRHKFKKNGRNFAASISDTYSKADQNGIQKSVVDLMNSTDPNTYFRNLDQLNQALNGSNLIKSSLLFVEPIKKIFFWETFYNFSQSQSETNRQVYDVESSDTQELNPDLSRFFENTITYNRFGSSIRYANKGSNLSVGLAASNYRLNGQFSVLKDSEILGRVNKSYLNLTPNVTFYKTMKGNKRISAGYNMGVNPPNIADLQPYKDISNPLYIREGNPDLEPQVSHSFNTGYSMYDPVSFINLRVSFNSTFYQNQVVQNQTIDPETFVTTYKAGNVSGGQRFNPYLGFGFPIVKTKASAYLYANPSYTKSLALINSVETETQTSGNNFGVNFNLTPLEWFSLYTGSSFRLSKTKYEQNPSQNQDIINWSAYSNMNLKFPKDFYLDVKFNYNRYKNESFGFDQEVPILNAFVYKLLGKAKKWEVRLSAYDVFKQNQTISQYAGQNYVSTGRIETLSRYFLLGVTYNMRGIEVKKRR, translated from the coding sequence ATGAAATTACTTATTTCATGCCTTCTTCTGGCCTTCATCACCTTTGGCTCCCATGCCCAATCCAAACTTACTATTCGTGGAGTGGTGAAAGATACAACGAATATGCCACTCGACTATACCTCTGTGCTACTCCTTAGCCCAAAAGACTCGGCCTTGGTGGCCTACACCCTGACCAAAGAAAATGGAGCGTACCAATTCAAAAATGTAGAGAGACAACCGCTACTCATCAAAGCCACCTATATGGGCTACCTTCCCGTTCAAATGGAACTGGTTCTTCCTGAAACAGGTGATTTGGAAGTCGATGAGATTCAGTTGATGCCAATCTTACAGGAACTCTACGAGGTAGTTGTAAAAGCTGCCAAAGCGCCGTTGATGATGCGTGGAGACACCCTTGAGTATGATGCAAGTAAATTTAAAGTGCCCCCTGGGGCGACTTTGGAAGAATTGCTCCGCAAGCTGCCCGGGATACAAATCGACAAGGATGGAAATATAGTTGCACAAGGGGAACAAGTACAGAAAGTAACTGTGGATGGAAGGCGCTTTTTTGGAGGTAATACAAAAATGGCTACACAAAACTTAAATGCTGAGTCAGTAAGCAAGCTTCAGTTATTCGATGACAAGTCAGAACAGTCCAAGTTAACAGGTGTTGAAGATGGAGTGAAGGAAAAAACCTTAAACGTTGAGTTGAAGGAGGAAGCCAGAAAAGGAGGTTTTGGTAAGCTTTCAGCAGCACTTGGTACAGACGGAAGATGGTCTGGAAATGCTTCATTCAATAAATTTGACAAAGTAAACCAATTTTCGGTGATCGGCTATGGCAACAATGTGAACCAATCCGGTCTGAGCTGGGATGACCTGCAGGAGTTTAAAGGGAGTGGTGCTTTCCAATTTGGCGACACCGGGGACTTTGGTTTTAATGGAGGTGGTTCGAATTATTTTTCGTTTTCAGGTGGGGACAATGAAGAATCCTTTGAAATCCCCTTCAATAACCTCAACTCTGGTTACTCTAATAACCAAGCCATAGGTGTCAATTATAATTACCTGAAGGATAAAAAGGATTTTAATAGTAACTACTTCTATAGCCGTAGTGATCAAGCGCTGGAGAGTTTCAATAGCAGGACAAATTTCTTGCAGGACAATACTTCCTTTACCTCAACTGACCAAAACTCACAAAATAACATGGCAGGTCACCATCGGGTAAATCTTCGTTTTCAAAACGAATTAGACAGCGCCAATACTATCACCATTAACGTAAAAGGAAGGCTAAGTTCACTTACGACTTACTTGGCCAGCCATCAAGAGCTGATACGCAGCAGTACGGAGCAAAGCCAAATGGATAGGAACAACCAATCTGATAAATGGTCAGGGGCCTTTCAGGGCACAGCAATATATAGGCATAAATTCAAGAAAAACGGACGAAACTTTGCAGCCAGTATCAGTGATACCTATAGTAAGGCAGACCAAAATGGTATACAAAAATCAGTTGTAGATCTCATGAACTCCACAGATCCAAATACCTATTTCCGAAACTTGGATCAATTGAACCAGGCACTGAATGGCTCCAACTTGATCAAGTCAAGCTTACTCTTTGTGGAACCAATCAAAAAAATATTTTTTTGGGAGACTTTCTACAATTTCAGCCAGTCACAGAGCGAAACCAACCGGCAAGTATACGATGTGGAGTCAAGCGACACCCAAGAGCTAAATCCGGACCTCAGTCGATTTTTTGAAAATACAATTACCTACAACAGGTTTGGTTCTAGTATCCGATATGCCAACAAAGGCTCCAACTTAAGCGTTGGGTTAGCCGCTTCCAACTATCGGCTAAATGGACAATTTTCAGTCTTAAAGGATAGTGAAATATTGGGCCGAGTGAACAAGAGTTACCTCAATTTAACACCTAATGTAACTTTCTATAAAACAATGAAAGGGAACAAGCGCATCAGCGCAGGTTATAACATGGGCGTCAATCCCCCAAATATCGCCGACTTGCAGCCATACAAGGACATTTCTAACCCATTGTATATACGGGAAGGAAATCCTGATTTAGAGCCTCAAGTATCCCATTCATTCAATACTGGGTATAGCATGTATGATCCTGTTTCGTTTATAAATTTGCGGGTTTCTTTCAATTCAACATTCTATCAGAATCAAGTAGTTCAAAATCAAACCATAGACCCGGAAACCTTTGTCACTACCTACAAGGCTGGCAATGTTTCAGGGGGGCAGCGTTTTAATCCTTATTTAGGTTTTGGTTTTCCTATCGTAAAAACCAAGGCTTCCGCATACTTATATGCAAATCCCTCCTATACTAAAAGCCTTGCCCTCATCAACTCAGTGGAGACAGAGACCCAAACTTCCGGCAATAACTTTGGGGTTAATTTCAATCTGACACCTTTAGAATGGTTTAGCTTATATACCGGGTCATCCTTCAGGCTTAGCAAAACAAAATACGAACAGAATCCTTCCCAAAACCAAGACATAATAAATTGGAGTGCTTATAGTAATATGAACTTAAAATTCCCCAAAGATTTTTATTTAGATGTAAAATTCAACTATAACCGATATAAGAACGAAAGTTTTGGATTTGATCAAGAAGTACCTATTCTTAATGCATTCGTCTATAAACTACTCGGCAAGGCTAAAAAATGGGAAGTCAGGCTATCCGCTTATGACGTCTTCAAGCAAAATCAAACCATCAGCCAATATGCAGGTCAAAATTACGTTTCCACCGGTAGGATTGAAACACTATCAAGGTATTTCTTACTCGGAGTAACGTACAATATGCGGGGAATAGAAGTGAAAAAACGTAGATAG
- a CDS encoding ligand-binding sensor domain-containing protein, translated as MKKHLRLFSWLMLLVFITSCKDQVKNDQEKNQSNFQSNNSNTSNAPKSIVRNIVQDGKGNIWMATWEGVFRYDGKSFTNVTKQVSSARFFSVLEDSKGNMWFGSIGSGVYYFDGKDFQNFTTKEGLPNNEITSIYEDQANNIWLGTNGGLSRYDGKTFQNFMLTEDSIVEDKAGKTVPNFTRPPNEVNSIIEDNTGTFWFATRGNTYLYDGKTFTIISHKDKPFTNVRSLIEDKKGTIWLGGNDGLWRYDPSTSLKAGEGKFTNISKNFIGYIHEDKKGNIWTSSETKEGSWVLTHYYSQTFLNKTPAATEINTKERKMLFGILEAKDGSIWFGSDGVYRYNGKTITDFRSK; from the coding sequence ATGAAAAAACACTTAAGATTATTTTCCTGGCTAATGCTGTTAGTTTTTATCACTTCATGTAAAGATCAAGTCAAAAATGACCAAGAAAAAAACCAATCCAATTTCCAAAGCAATAATTCAAACACTTCCAACGCTCCTAAATCAATCGTACGTAATATAGTGCAAGATGGCAAAGGCAACATTTGGATGGCTACCTGGGAAGGGGTGTTTCGGTATGATGGAAAGTCTTTTACCAATGTAACAAAGCAAGTAAGTTCAGCTCGCTTCTTTTCAGTTTTGGAAGACAGCAAAGGCAATATGTGGTTTGGAAGTATTGGATCAGGTGTATATTATTTTGATGGAAAAGACTTTCAAAATTTCACAACCAAGGAAGGGCTTCCGAATAATGAGATTACCAGCATTTATGAGGACCAAGCAAATAATATCTGGTTGGGCACAAATGGGGGATTGAGCCGGTACGATGGAAAAACTTTTCAGAATTTTATGTTGACCGAAGATTCTATTGTTGAGGATAAAGCAGGGAAAACAGTTCCGAATTTCACCCGCCCACCTAACGAGGTCAATTCCATCATTGAAGACAATACGGGTACTTTTTGGTTTGCCACAAGGGGCAACACCTATCTATATGACGGAAAAACATTTACCATTATAAGCCATAAGGACAAGCCGTTTACCAATGTTCGATCTTTAATCGAAGATAAAAAAGGCACTATCTGGCTAGGTGGAAATGATGGCTTATGGCGCTATGACCCATCGACTTCGCTCAAGGCTGGTGAGGGTAAATTCACCAACATCAGCAAGAATTTTATTGGATACATTCATGAGGATAAGAAAGGAAATATCTGGACAAGTTCAGAAACTAAAGAAGGATCTTGGGTACTTACACATTATTATTCCCAGACCTTTTTAAATAAAACACCCGCAGCAACCGAAATAAATACCAAAGAAAGAAAGATGCTATTTGGGATTTTAGAAGCAAAGGACGGAAGTATTTGGTTCGGCTCTGATGGGGTGTATCGATACAATGGAAAAACCATTACTGATTTCAGAAGCAAATAA
- a CDS encoding IS982 family transposase yields MTLTDSKITEIFYLIDEFCIEFNKSIEKHLLGNKPKRTAKMSPSEVITIMVMFHTGGYRNMKHFYLNYVQVHMLHLFPNTVSYNRFVELMQSASLPMTILLKTCCLGDGTGIAFIDSTPIRVSKNKRIKRNRVFKDIAQVGKSTMGYFFGFKLHLVINDKGEILNFVITQGNVDDREPLKNKKFVNKLKGKLYADKGYISKGLTEILFMDGLHLITNIRNNMKNTLMELKDKILLRKRAVIETVNDELKNMCQIEHSRHRSFNNFITNLITGLNAYTFFSEKAPNQM; encoded by the coding sequence ATGACTTTGACTGACAGCAAAATCACCGAAATTTTCTATCTTATTGATGAATTCTGCATTGAATTTAACAAATCCATCGAAAAACATCTCCTAGGAAATAAACCTAAGAGAACTGCGAAAATGAGCCCCAGCGAGGTCATTACAATCATGGTGATGTTTCATACAGGAGGATATCGGAATATGAAACACTTTTATCTCAATTATGTGCAGGTCCATATGTTACATTTATTCCCAAATACGGTCTCATACAACAGGTTTGTGGAATTGATGCAATCCGCTTCGTTGCCAATGACTATACTCTTGAAAACCTGTTGTTTAGGAGATGGGACAGGAATAGCCTTTATTGATTCTACCCCTATTAGAGTTTCTAAAAACAAGAGGATTAAGCGAAATAGGGTATTCAAAGACATTGCTCAGGTGGGTAAATCTACCATGGGGTACTTCTTTGGCTTTAAGCTTCATCTGGTAATCAATGACAAAGGGGAGATACTGAATTTTGTAATCACACAGGGTAATGTTGATGACAGAGAACCCTTGAAGAATAAAAAGTTTGTAAATAAATTAAAGGGAAAACTTTATGCTGACAAAGGGTATATTTCAAAAGGATTGACCGAAATCTTGTTTATGGATGGCCTTCACCTGATTACCAATATCAGAAACAACATGAAAAATACCCTGATGGAGCTAAAGGATAAGATCTTGCTCCGAAAAAGAGCGGTTATTGAAACGGTAAATGACGAACTGAAAAACATGTGCCAGATTGAGCATTCTAGGCATCGTTCTTTCAATAATTTCATTACAAACTTGATAACAGGATTGAATGCATATACTTTTTTTTCCGAAAAAGCCCCGAATCAAATGTGA